Below is a genomic region from Chloroflexota bacterium.
CCTGCAATGTAACCCGGCGCACGGCCAGCCCGCTCTTGCCCAGGCGGGCCAGGGCCTTCTGGCTTGCCGCGAGCAAGGCTTGCGCCAGCGGCTCCCGCCCCGTTTCCGGGATGTCAAAGTCCAGGTTCACCTCCACCACCTCGCGGCGTTGGCCGGACAGTGGACGGTTGTCCATGCCCCTGGCCCATTGGTGAGCCTCCAGCGCATCGGGGCCGAACTGCTCGGCAACGGAGGTGGCAGGCAAACGGGCGAACGCTCCGATGGTGCGAATGCCCAGCAGGTGGAGCCTGCGCACGGTGTCCTCCGCCAACGGCAGTTCCGCGACCGGGAACGGCGACAAGAACGCGCGGTCGGCCTGCTCCACCACGCCGACGCCGGATTCCGCGGTCTTGGCGGCAAGCCAGGCGGCGAAACGGGAACCGGCCACCCCAATGCGAGCCGGCATCTGCGAGGCGTGCTCCACTTCCTGCCGCACGGCTTGGCACCATGCCTCCTCGCTCCCATACAACCCTGCCATGCCGCTCGCATCCAGGTAGGCCAGGCCCCATCGGGCCTCTTCCACGGCAGGGGAGTGCAGGGCCAGGGCGTCCAGGACACGCTCCCAAAGGGCCTGGCATCGGGCGCGGTCCAGGGGCACCACCCGCGCATCGGGACATCGGGCCAGCGCTTTGGATATCCTCTCGCCGACCTGAACCCCCAAGGCCGCGGCGTCAGGGCTGGCGTCCAGCACCTGGGCGCCTTCTACCACGAGAAGGGGCCGGGCGTCGCCGGTTTCTCCCATCGCCTGGGCGATGAAGTGGGGAATCCAGACGCACCCCAGTCTAGTCATCGCCGGTTTGAATGCCATTGGCATAGCGCACCTGAATCAAGGCCGATCGGCCGGAAGGGCCGAACCGATTCTTGAGCACGGCAACGCTGGACGTGAACCCCACCACGCGGTTCCTGCGGTACAGCCAATTCCGGCGCTGGAACTGGAGGCGCACGCTGGCGAAGAAGGGGAGGGTCAGGCCGGAAGGGTACGCGTCCGCAGAGGACACTTCGGTCAAGACGATCAAGGCACAAAGGGCGCGGCTCAAGACGGGATTCCATTCGCGGAGCGCGATGTCCAGGGCGTTCTCCTCGCCGGGCAGGAGGTCGGCGACGGTGTCCACGACGAGGGCGCCGATGCCCCCGCCTCGGAGCAGGTCGCCGGTCATGGCAAGGGCGTGGGCGAAGTCCCAGGGACGCAGGATGGTGAGAGCGTCAAAGCGGACGCCGCAGCGGGCGAGGAAGTCCAGGTCCACCATGTGGGCAATGTCCACCCAGGCGACCTGTTGGCCGAGTCGTTGGGCTTGGGCCAGGGTCTTGGCAGCGAGGGTCGCCTGCCCGGCAGTGCCCGAGGCAATGAGTTCGGTGATGCGGCCCCTGGGGAGCCCGCCGATGCCGAGGAGTTGGTCCACGGTGCGGAAGCCTGTGGGCAGGGCAGGCGGATCGGGAACGACGGCGGATTCCTTTGCGGTGCGGATGGCCGTCGGCCCCCAGCGCTGTTGGATGGTGGAGAGGGTCTGTTGCAGTTTCCTGCTGCGGCGTGTCCTGGCCATAGAGCACCTACCCAAGGGTATGATATAGAACAAACGTTCCATTGTCAAATTGGGTGCGGGTGTCCATGCAAGGGATCGGCGTGCGGGAACTGAAGGCTCGGGCATCGGAAATCGTCCGCGCGGTGCGGGATCGCCGCGCCCGTCCTGGTGACCTACCGGGGCAGGCCGGTGGCTGTGCTCCTGCCTCTCGGAGAGACCAGTCGCAGCGAAGCGCCTACGGCCAACGCCCGCAAGACCGCGTGGAAGGAACTGGTAGACCTCAGACAGCAGATCGGCCAGGGGTGGCAATCGGCCATGACGGGGGTTGAGATCCTGTCTGAGATACGGCGGTAGGGGGCGGACATGGCGGCCTAGCTGCGCGCTGCCCGAACGAGGCATGTAGGACAGGTGGCGTGTAAACTGCTCTGTGATCTACTCCGGCGTTATTTCGCCGACAAACCGCCGATCATTCGCCGATAAGCGATAGCGGCGCGCCTTTCGCGATGGGTCAGCCACCTCCAGCCACCCGTCGGCCAGCCAAGAGGCGATCAATCCTCGGACGGTCGACCTTGCCCATCCTGCTGGGAACGCCAAGGGCCGCCAGCAGGCCACTGGCTGTTGAAGATCCGCTCCTGCGAAAGCGCTTCCAGCACTGGGCCGAGAAATGCTGCGATCACTTGGATAGTTTCGCCAAGCGTGCGAGGCGCATCCTGGATTCGTGTGCGCCGAAGAAACGCGGTCCACTGTGCCTGTTTGTCCAGATCTCCAGAGAACTTCGCGCCGAATGCGATGGGAGCCTCGGGTATGGCCGTGCGCCGTTGCTGAAACGTGCTCGCGATCGCATCCGCGAGAGTAGTCCCCTGGAAATCAAATCGGGAGGCCAACAGCCAGATATCGTAGAAATCCTTCATCCGGCTGTTGATGGCGCCTCTGTGGACCATGGCGTGGAGTTTCTCGGCGATGGCGCTCTCACGGCTGTACCCCAACATCTCGGGCGCTGGGAGGTCCAGTACCGTCGGAAGTTGGACGAGCGTTGGGCCCGGCACGAGTGGATCCCCAAAGCCGACGTCAATCTGCACAGGGATGCGGACTGTGCCGAGGTATGCTGCGAAGCGTACACGCACTCCCTGATACCGGCCCGCTTCGAGAATGGTTTCTCCGGTGGCGCTTTCGGCATCAAAATGCAGTCCATCGTCTGGGGCTGGCTCGGCGCCGATCTCCCGAATAGCGGCGAGAACACTCTCAACGGAGTTGTCCAGCCGTCCCAGCAGGTCGATGTCGTGGGTGGGTCGCGAGAATGGTGAATGCCAAACGGTGAACATCAAAGCGCCTTTCAGCACAAATCGCTGGCGATGGGCAGAGCGCCCCAGACGGTAGAGGAATCGCTCCAACGCGAAGTACTGCAGCAGCTCGTTGAAAGGGCGAGACTCGGCCTTGGCGCGATTCAGCAGGCGTTGGTGAATGGATGCAGGCACATTTCGGGTCATAGCAGTGCCTCCAGGTAGGGTGTGATCACCTTCTCGACCCTGCAGATGCGGGCGAAATGTAGAAGTCTGGTGATGTCTGCTGCGCCGCTTCGGCAATAGAGCGTCAGGGATTCAATGGCGATGTCTAGCCCCACTTTTCTGCGGTACTTGAAGGCATCGGCCACGCTTTTCTCTGGTCCGTAGATGCGAACGGGCGTCTCATCAATCTGATGGATCTGGACACCCTCGCTCCACGCAGGCCCTGAGAACCAAAAGATGCGCAGGGGAGGATGTTCCAGCCGGGGGCGCTCCGAGCGGTTTTGCAGGGCAACATCCACCACATGGGGTACCTGAGTCGTGAGTTCGTGAAACGCCAGGGCGGACACCAGGCAGATCACGGCCTGCGGAACCCTGAGTGCTACGGTCACTAGGTCTGGGTTGGATAGGGGAGGGAGGTCGGCCAGCCGATAGAGGCCCCGGCTGAGGCGTACGAGCAGGCCTGCGTCGTACATTGCGTACAAGGTGCGCGGGTGCAGGCCTAGGCGGAGTGCCTCGGATGTGCGCAGGATGCCACCGTGCTGGCGAAACAGGGCGGCCGAGTTCTCGAAGGTGGTACGCTCGTCCATCGTTGCTCGCTTTGGATAGAAGTCTCTGT
It encodes:
- a CDS encoding nucleotidyl transferase AbiEii/AbiGii toxin family protein, giving the protein MTRNVPASIHQRLLNRAKAESRPFNELLQYFALERFLYRLGRSAHRQRFVLKGALMFTVWHSPFSRPTHDIDLLGRLDNSVESVLAAIREIGAEPAPDDGLHFDAESATGETILEAGRYQGVRVRFAAYLGTVRIPVQIDVGFGDPLVPGPTLVQLPTVLDLPAPEMLGYSRESAIAEKLHAMVHRGAINSRMKDFYDIWLLASRFDFQGTTLADAIASTFQQRRTAIPEAPIAFGAKFSGDLDKQAQWTAFLRRTRIQDAPRTLGETIQVIAAFLGPVLEALSQERIFNSQWPAGGPWRSQQDGQGRPSED
- a CDS encoding DNA polymerase Y family protein → MTRLGCVWIPHFIAQAMGETGDARPLLVVEGAQVLDASPDAAALGVQVGERISKALARCPDARVVPLDRARCQALWERVLDALALHSPAVEEARWGLAYLDASGMAGLYGSEEAWCQAVRQEVEHASQMPARIGVAGSRFAAWLAAKTAESGVGVVEQADRAFLSPFPVAELPLAEDTVRRLHLLGIRTIGAFARLPATSVAEQFGPDALEAHQWARGMDNRPLSGQRREVVEVNLDFDIPETGREPLAQALLAASQKALARLGKSGLAVRRVTLQARLDKGETWERTAWVGEAVGPSKLHSLLQGLLAGLGGDGDGIASVSLKFAGLEPTVGRQLNLFAHAEGRTRLEETLRKLAQKHSPGCVVRACVRSPGALLLRDRYALEEVDP
- a CDS encoding type IV toxin-antitoxin system AbiEi family antitoxin domain-containing protein, with the protein product MDERTTFENSAALFRQHGGILRTSEALRLGLHPRTLYAMYDAGLLVRLSRGLYRLADLPPLSNPDLVTVALRVPQAVICLVSALAFHELTTQVPHVVDVALQNRSERPRLEHPPLRIFWFSGPAWSEGVQIHQIDETPVRIYGPEKSVADAFKYRRKVGLDIAIESLTLYCRSGAADITRLLHFARICRVEKVITPYLEALL